From the Sinorhizobium garamanticum genome, one window contains:
- a CDS encoding ABC transporter ATP-binding protein, which translates to METRLSRYIWTHTRKQQLWILLVVALSMIPYFLSFDLPKQIVNGPIQGEGFEGPEATQAFLPVSFSLPGFGEVNLFSGFQLEREGMLLALSLVFLLLVIINGLFKFYINTYKGRLGERLLRRIRFELVDRVLRFPPSHFKRVKPAEISTMIKDEVEPLGGFTGDAFVQPALLGGQALTALIFILLQSLWLGLIAAFIVAIQAVIIPRMRRRLIVLGRERQLTARELSGRVSEIVDGIGTIRGHDTSNYERADIAARLGRIFKIRYDLYQWKFLVKFLNNFLAQVTPFLFYSIGGYFALQGRLDIGQLVAVIGAYKDLPGPLKELIDWDQARQDVQVKYAQVVEQFSVEPLIDPSVQAISVTSVAPITGALAAVNLSVSDDGGSKVVEHVSLQVRPGETIAITGGSTGGGDALAEAFGRLTWPESGRIVVGDDDIHDLPESVVGRRISYASSEVYTFQGSLGDNLLYGLKHAPLTEVVYEGDKAAHRRWELLEAKLAGNPSLDLNSDWIDYGAAGATGPDDLFAKVRAVLDTVLLTNDIMALAVRSTINPERHEAFADEIVAMRGALRRRLEAEKLSDLVVFFEPGSYNVEATIGENLLFGTVTDQARWEKALEAHPFFKTVLRRAGLHETFYEMGLEIAGNVVELFRDLPPDHPFFQQLTFMTAEEIPAYEALLQKVRGRAIDEVSEDDAIKIIRLCFGYIEPRHRFGLLSEELMSQIVKARREFSEGLPEDLVGIIEHYQPNRYMASASIIDNVLFGRIGHRHTDGSERIRAIVRDLFETLGLYNNVLAFGLDFDVGAGGKRLTTGQRQKLNLARALIRMSDFYIFNQPLLALDQRAQEQITRNVFAFLRQDDRKPAIVWVLANPALSELFDRQAHFENGHLVRDEAVETPAKDSDYKELAS; encoded by the coding sequence ATGGAAACACGTCTTTCCCGCTACATCTGGACTCACACGCGCAAGCAGCAGCTTTGGATCCTGCTGGTCGTCGCGCTGTCGATGATACCCTATTTCCTGTCCTTCGATCTGCCCAAGCAGATCGTCAACGGACCGATTCAGGGTGAGGGGTTCGAAGGCCCCGAGGCGACCCAGGCCTTCCTGCCGGTTTCCTTCAGCTTGCCCGGTTTCGGCGAGGTCAATCTGTTTTCGGGCTTTCAACTTGAGCGAGAGGGAATGCTGCTTGCCCTCAGCCTTGTTTTCCTGCTGCTCGTCATCATCAACGGGCTCTTCAAGTTCTACATCAATACCTATAAGGGCCGGCTCGGCGAGCGCCTCCTGCGGCGCATCCGCTTCGAACTCGTGGACCGCGTGCTGCGCTTCCCGCCGAGCCACTTCAAGCGCGTGAAGCCCGCCGAAATCTCGACAATGATCAAGGACGAGGTAGAGCCGCTTGGCGGGTTCACCGGCGATGCCTTCGTGCAACCGGCGCTCCTCGGCGGCCAGGCTTTGACGGCGCTGATCTTCATTCTGCTCCAGAGCCTGTGGCTGGGTCTCATCGCCGCCTTTATCGTTGCGATTCAGGCGGTAATCATTCCACGCATGCGGCGGCGGTTGATCGTGCTCGGGCGCGAGCGCCAGTTGACGGCGCGCGAATTGTCGGGCCGGGTCAGCGAGATCGTCGACGGCATCGGCACCATTCGCGGGCACGACACGTCCAACTATGAAAGGGCCGACATTGCTGCCCGCCTCGGCCGGATATTCAAGATCCGCTACGACCTCTATCAGTGGAAGTTCCTGGTCAAGTTCCTGAACAACTTCTTGGCGCAAGTCACCCCATTCCTGTTCTACTCGATCGGCGGCTACTTCGCCCTGCAGGGCCGGCTCGATATCGGCCAGCTCGTTGCGGTGATCGGTGCCTACAAGGACCTGCCCGGTCCGTTGAAAGAACTCATCGATTGGGATCAGGCGCGCCAGGACGTACAGGTCAAATACGCCCAGGTCGTCGAGCAGTTCAGCGTCGAGCCGCTGATCGATCCCAGTGTCCAGGCGATCTCGGTAACCTCCGTGGCGCCGATCACCGGGGCTCTTGCAGCCGTCAACCTTTCCGTGTCCGATGACGGCGGTTCGAAGGTGGTGGAACACGTGTCGCTGCAGGTGCGGCCGGGCGAGACCATCGCGATCACAGGCGGCTCCACCGGCGGCGGAGACGCACTCGCCGAGGCGTTCGGGCGTCTGACGTGGCCCGAAAGCGGCAGGATCGTCGTCGGCGACGACGATATCCATGACCTACCGGAATCGGTCGTCGGGCGGCGCATCTCCTACGCCTCGTCGGAGGTCTACACCTTCCAGGGCAGCTTGGGCGACAATCTGCTTTACGGTCTCAAGCACGCGCCGCTGACAGAGGTGGTCTACGAGGGCGACAAGGCTGCCCACCGTCGGTGGGAACTGCTGGAAGCAAAACTTGCCGGCAATCCCTCGCTCGACCTTAACAGCGACTGGATCGATTATGGAGCCGCGGGTGCAACCGGCCCGGATGATCTCTTCGCGAAGGTGAGAGCGGTGCTCGACACGGTGCTTCTCACAAACGACATCATGGCGCTTGCCGTCCGCTCGACCATCAATCCCGAGCGGCACGAAGCTTTTGCCGATGAGATCGTGGCGATGCGCGGGGCCCTTCGCAGGCGTCTCGAGGCCGAGAAGCTCAGTGACTTGGTCGTGTTCTTCGAGCCTGGTTCCTACAATGTCGAAGCGACGATCGGCGAAAACCTGCTCTTCGGGACGGTGACCGATCAGGCGCGGTGGGAAAAGGCGCTCGAAGCCCACCCGTTCTTCAAGACGGTCCTGAGGAGGGCCGGCCTGCACGAGACCTTCTACGAGATGGGGCTGGAAATCGCCGGCAACGTCGTCGAACTGTTCCGCGACCTGCCTCCTGACCACCCGTTCTTCCAGCAACTCACCTTCATGACGGCGGAAGAAATCCCGGCCTATGAAGCGCTTCTCCAGAAGGTGAGGGGACGAGCGATCGACGAGGTTTCCGAGGATGATGCCATCAAGATCATCCGCTTGTGCTTCGGTTACATCGAGCCACGCCACCGCTTCGGCCTGCTGTCCGAAGAACTGATGTCTCAGATCGTCAAGGCGCGTCGGGAGTTCAGCGAAGGTCTGCCCGAGGATCTCGTCGGTATCATCGAGCACTATCAGCCGAACCGTTATATGGCATCGGCCAGCATCATCGATAATGTGCTTTTCGGTCGTATCGGCCACAGGCACACCGACGGCTCCGAAAGAATCCGCGCGATCGTGCGCGACCTCTTCGAAACGCTCGGACTTTACAACAACGTGCTTGCCTTCGGACTTGACTTCGACGTCGGCGCCGGCGGCAAGCGGTTGACGACCGGCCAGCGGCAGAAGCTCAACCTTGCGCGCGCATTGATCCGCATGTCGGATTTCTACATCTTCAATCAACCGTTGCTCGCCCTCGACCAGCGAGCACAGGAGCAGATCACCCGCAACGTCTTTGCCTTCCTGAGGCAGGACGACCGCAAACCGGCGATCGTCTGGGTTCTCGCCAATCCGGCTCTTTCCGAATTGTTCGACCGCCAGGCGCACTTCGAAAACGGCCATCTCGTAAGGGATGAAGCTGTGGAAACACCGGCGAAAGACAGCGACTATAAGGAACTGGCATCTTGA
- a CDS encoding class I SAM-dependent methyltransferase, which produces MMHATHTPPEDWHENAYDLVRGIAAYSGSAVVAGIGRVIAKHRDADIANAFNYKQVGCKIWARDKLFENTGSVFNRVAVLGGWYGILPAMLFEDTRFNIGAIDSYDIDPAVEEVARTLNSAHGDRFRAITADMYALDYRTIGADLIVNTSCEHIADLKLWLELLPPGTRVLLQSNDYFSEPTHISCVSSLEEFQTRAGLAKLDFAGTLPMKKYNRFMLIGTV; this is translated from the coding sequence ATGATGCATGCCACCCATACTCCTCCCGAAGATTGGCACGAGAACGCCTATGATCTCGTGCGCGGGATCGCCGCCTATTCCGGCAGCGCCGTGGTGGCTGGCATAGGCAGGGTGATCGCCAAGCACCGGGATGCGGACATCGCCAACGCGTTCAACTACAAGCAGGTCGGCTGCAAGATCTGGGCGCGCGACAAGCTCTTCGAAAACACCGGCTCGGTCTTCAACCGTGTAGCAGTGCTTGGCGGCTGGTACGGCATTCTGCCCGCGATGCTTTTCGAAGACACGCGCTTCAACATCGGCGCCATCGACAGTTACGACATCGATCCTGCGGTGGAGGAGGTCGCGCGCACGCTCAATTCAGCGCATGGTGACCGTTTCCGTGCGATCACGGCGGATATGTATGCTCTCGACTATCGAACGATCGGGGCCGACCTGATTGTCAACACGAGTTGCGAACACATTGCCGATCTCAAGCTCTGGCTCGAGCTCCTTCCTCCGGGCACTCGTGTGCTGCTGCAGTCAAACGACTACTTCAGCGAGCCGACGCATATAAGCTGCGTATCCTCGCTTGAGGAATTCCAAACGCGCGCCGGTCTAGCGAAGCTCGATTTCGCAGGCACGTTGCCAATGAAGAAATACAATCGCTTCATGCTGATCGGGACGGTCTGA
- a CDS encoding glycosyltransferase family protein, with translation MSKRRVFFYVQHLLGIGHLARASRIAKALSADGFDVTMVTGGAPVPGFPGEGLATIALPPVTAGDKGFSGLSDADGNPVTDAFQQHRKNLLIEALHASKPDVVIIEAFPFGRRQMRFELLPLLDAIAAMEPRPLVATSLRDILQERVKPGRAEETVDLVKAHFDLVLVHGDPAFARLEETFPLAGEIAEKVAYTGLVAPPPPAEANEIFDIVVSAGGGAVGKELISAALGAAMMLPKALRWCIVTGPNLPQSDFDDLAAAAPNGVSLFRFRQDFAGLLAGARLSVSQAGYNTVCDILRAGCGSLLIPFTAGGETEQSTRAERLERLGLAGVLPEEGITSDRLARDIEAMLARPKPKIPPLDLTGAASTATILREELQQRKVRPSRSA, from the coding sequence TTGAGCAAGCGTCGCGTCTTCTTCTACGTGCAGCATCTGCTCGGCATCGGGCATTTGGCGCGAGCGAGCCGTATCGCTAAAGCGTTGTCCGCCGACGGGTTCGACGTCACGATGGTCACGGGCGGCGCACCGGTTCCCGGGTTCCCGGGCGAGGGTCTGGCGACGATCGCGCTGCCGCCGGTAACGGCTGGCGACAAGGGCTTTTCCGGCCTGAGCGATGCCGACGGCAATCCGGTCACGGATGCTTTTCAGCAGCACCGCAAGAACCTGTTGATCGAAGCGCTGCACGCCTCGAAGCCTGATGTCGTCATCATCGAGGCCTTTCCGTTCGGTCGCAGACAGATGCGCTTTGAATTGCTGCCGCTGCTCGATGCCATCGCGGCCATGGAGCCGCGGCCGCTGGTGGCGACTTCGCTGCGTGACATACTGCAGGAACGGGTCAAACCCGGCCGTGCCGAGGAGACCGTGGATCTGGTCAAGGCGCATTTCGATCTCGTGCTCGTTCACGGCGACCCGGCCTTTGCGCGTCTCGAGGAAACCTTTCCGCTCGCCGGCGAGATCGCGGAAAAGGTTGCCTACACGGGTCTCGTCGCACCGCCGCCGCCAGCCGAAGCGAATGAGATATTCGACATCGTGGTTTCGGCCGGCGGTGGTGCTGTCGGGAAGGAGCTGATCAGCGCGGCACTTGGTGCAGCAATGATGCTGCCGAAGGCGCTTCGCTGGTGCATCGTAACCGGGCCTAACCTGCCGCAGAGCGATTTCGATGATCTCGCCGCCGCAGCTCCCAACGGGGTCAGCCTCTTCCGCTTTCGCCAGGATTTTGCAGGCCTGCTCGCGGGCGCGCGGCTCTCTGTCTCGCAGGCAGGATACAACACCGTGTGCGACATTCTTCGCGCCGGCTGCGGCTCGTTGCTCATTCCCTTCACTGCGGGCGGCGAAACCGAGCAGAGCACGCGCGCAGAACGGCTCGAAAGGCTCGGCCTTGCGGGCGTCCTGCCGGAAGAAGGCATCACTTCCGACCGGCTCGCACGGGACATAGAGGCGATGCTTGCGCGACCAAAGCCAAAGATTCCGCCGCTCGATCTCACCGGCGCTGCCAGCACCGCAACGATCCTCAGGGAGGAGCTGCAACAGCGGAAGGTCAGACCGTCCCGATCAGCATGA
- a CDS encoding glycosyltransferase family 4 protein, producing MSPNRKIAVILKGYPRLSETFIAQELLGLEKAGHELVLVALRRPTDDKRHPVHDEIRADVHYLPEYLHEEPWRVLRAALRLMPKAGFWRALGPFLWDLVRDPSRNRFRRFGQALVLVAEWPGAATWLHAHFIHTPASVTGYASIIAGIPWTCSAHAKDIWTSSNWELSGKLDRARWTVTCTRSGFEHLQSLTPEKSRVHLSYHGLDLDRFPAFGGDHSRRDGSDPADPVRIVSVGRAVAKKGYDILLKALSLLPADLNWRFDHIGSGELAGDLKKLAAELGVAERVRWKGALDQTDVLQHYRDSDIFALACRVAANGDRDGLPNVLVEASSQRLPCVSTSVSGVPELLTDYQNGLLVPPEDPRALALALERLVRDPDLRRQLGTAAEQRVRAEFDHHSSVTQLIGLFQSEWSKAS from the coding sequence GTGTCGCCAAATCGCAAGATTGCCGTCATCCTGAAAGGCTACCCGCGGCTGTCGGAAACCTTCATTGCGCAGGAACTGCTCGGCCTCGAAAAGGCCGGGCACGAACTCGTTCTCGTTGCGCTCCGTCGTCCGACCGATGACAAGCGTCATCCCGTGCACGACGAAATCCGGGCCGACGTCCACTATTTGCCGGAATATCTGCATGAGGAACCGTGGCGCGTGCTTCGCGCCGCGCTCCGATTGATGCCGAAAGCCGGTTTCTGGCGCGCGCTTGGCCCATTCCTTTGGGATCTCGTGCGCGACCCGTCGCGCAACCGCTTCCGGCGGTTTGGTCAGGCGCTGGTGCTGGTTGCCGAATGGCCGGGCGCGGCGACTTGGCTTCACGCACATTTCATTCACACACCCGCTTCAGTGACCGGCTATGCCAGTATCATCGCAGGCATCCCCTGGACCTGCTCCGCTCATGCCAAGGACATCTGGACGTCGTCCAACTGGGAGCTTTCCGGAAAGCTCGACCGCGCCCGCTGGACCGTTACCTGCACGCGGAGCGGTTTTGAGCATCTGCAAAGCCTGACGCCCGAGAAATCCCGGGTGCATCTGAGCTACCACGGCCTCGATCTCGACCGTTTCCCGGCCTTTGGCGGTGACCATTCCCGCCGCGACGGCTCCGACCCGGCCGATCCGGTACGAATCGTCAGCGTCGGACGCGCCGTCGCCAAGAAGGGCTATGACATCCTGCTGAAGGCCCTGTCGCTGCTGCCAGCCGATCTCAACTGGCGCTTCGATCACATCGGCTCAGGCGAACTGGCTGGCGACCTCAAGAAGCTTGCCGCCGAGCTCGGTGTTGCCGAGCGGGTGCGCTGGAAGGGGGCGCTCGACCAGACCGACGTGCTTCAGCATTACCGCGACAGCGACATCTTCGCGCTGGCGTGCCGGGTTGCGGCCAATGGCGATCGTGACGGCCTGCCGAACGTCTTGGTGGAAGCGTCGAGCCAACGGCTGCCTTGCGTCTCGACATCCGTCTCGGGCGTTCCGGAGTTGCTGACGGACTATCAGAACGGTCTCCTCGTGCCGCCCGAGGACCCGCGGGCGCTTGCCCTGGCGCTTGAACGGCTGGTTCGCGACCCGGATCTCAGGCGACAACTCGGCACTGCTGCCGAACAGCGCGTTCGCGCCGAGTTCGACCATCATTCCAGCGTCACCCAACTGATCGGGCTCTTTCAAAGCGAGTGGAGCAAAGCCTCTTGA
- a CDS encoding glycosyltransferase family protein: MVRRFEDARILMYSHDTFGLGHLRRCRTIAHALVEDYSGLQVLIISGATIAGAFDYRARVDFVKIPSVIKLRNGEYTSLDRHIELHETLKMRQSIIRSAAETFKPDIFIVDKEPMGLRGEVEDTLTYLKTHGTKLVLGLREIMDAPHLLEVEWKRRDTMRKIEQFYDTIWVYGPPDFYDPLVGLEVPTAVRDRMNFVGFLQRSVPHDGLPDHRPEGDYILVTTGGGGDGAELIHDVIHAYQQDPELTHNALVVLGPYMPAKQRNKLIKKGGRIPFIKIIEFDNRMEELIAGARGVVSMGGYNTYCEILSFDKPALIVPRLEPREEQLIRARRASDLGLVEMLLPHEAEDPLRFAAALKALPGRAPPSRAANGLRLEGLVHISELVGNWLDHRSKEHLSIVKQTS, from the coding sequence ATGGTACGGCGTTTCGAGGATGCCCGGATCCTCATGTACAGCCACGACACTTTCGGCCTGGGTCACCTGCGGCGTTGTCGGACGATCGCGCATGCGCTCGTGGAAGACTATAGCGGGCTGCAGGTCTTGATCATCTCCGGTGCAACGATCGCCGGGGCTTTCGATTATCGTGCGCGCGTCGATTTCGTGAAGATACCGAGCGTCATCAAGCTCAGAAACGGTGAGTACACCTCGCTCGACCGGCATATCGAATTGCACGAGACGCTGAAGATGCGGCAGTCGATCATCCGCTCGGCCGCCGAGACGTTCAAGCCGGACATCTTCATCGTCGACAAGGAGCCCATGGGCCTGCGTGGCGAGGTCGAGGATACGCTCACCTATCTTAAGACCCACGGGACGAAGTTGGTGCTTGGTCTTCGGGAGATCATGGACGCACCGCACCTGCTCGAAGTCGAATGGAAGCGGCGCGACACCATGCGCAAGATCGAGCAGTTCTACGATACGATCTGGGTCTATGGTCCGCCGGATTTTTACGATCCGCTGGTGGGCCTCGAGGTGCCCACAGCCGTCCGCGACCGCATGAACTTCGTCGGTTTCCTGCAGCGGAGCGTTCCGCATGACGGATTGCCCGACCATAGGCCCGAGGGCGATTATATCCTCGTCACCACCGGTGGCGGCGGCGACGGCGCCGAACTCATCCATGACGTGATCCACGCCTATCAACAGGATCCCGAACTGACGCACAACGCCCTCGTGGTGCTCGGGCCGTACATGCCGGCCAAGCAGCGCAACAAGCTGATCAAGAAGGGCGGTCGCATTCCTTTCATCAAGATAATCGAGTTCGACAATCGCATGGAGGAACTTATCGCCGGCGCGAGAGGGGTTGTCTCGATGGGCGGCTACAACACCTATTGCGAGATTCTCTCCTTCGACAAGCCGGCCTTGATCGTGCCGCGGCTCGAGCCGCGCGAGGAACAGTTGATTCGGGCTCGACGCGCGTCCGACCTTGGCCTCGTCGAGATGCTGCTTCCCCATGAGGCCGAGGATCCGTTGCGGTTTGCGGCTGCGCTGAAGGCTTTGCCGGGGCGCGCGCCGCCATCGCGCGCTGCCAATGGCCTGAGGCTGGAAGGCCTTGTCCACATCTCCGAGCTTGTCGGCAACTGGCTCGATCACAGATCGAAAGAGCACTTGAGCATCGTAAAGCAGACGAGCTGA
- a CDS encoding ABC transporter permease: MTSPIPAPGEPLSHYVSTAPFDPYSVEVMTEEQVRVNQASQLRLMWWKFKRHKLALASGVFLAALYVMILFCEFLAPYNLHTRNVDFIYAPPQTVRLFHDGAFVGPFVYGRTMTLDMATLKRNYADNPSDIQRIRFFCRGDSYRFWGLFESNLHVVCPAEGGQLFLLGTDRLGRDVLSRIIYGARISLTIGLLGITVSFVLGIVIGGLAGYHGGVFDLLVQRLIEVLQSIPSIPLWLSLAAIMPATWSPILIYLGITVILGLLDWTGLARAVRSKLLALREEDYVLAAQLMGAKSSRIIGRHLVPGFMSHLIATATISIPGMILGETALSFLGLGLRPPITSWGILLTEAKSVSVIAFYPWLLFPTIPVILVILAFNFLGDGLRDAADPYK; this comes from the coding sequence GTGACGTCACCGATTCCGGCGCCCGGCGAACCCCTGTCGCATTATGTATCGACCGCCCCGTTCGATCCCTATTCCGTCGAGGTGATGACGGAGGAGCAGGTGCGCGTGAACCAGGCGTCGCAGCTGCGCCTGATGTGGTGGAAGTTCAAGCGCCACAAGCTGGCGCTCGCCTCCGGCGTTTTCCTGGCAGCCCTCTACGTCATGATCCTCTTTTGCGAGTTTCTGGCGCCGTACAATCTGCATACGCGCAACGTCGATTTCATCTACGCGCCGCCGCAGACAGTCCGTCTTTTTCATGACGGCGCATTTGTCGGCCCCTTCGTCTATGGCCGGACAATGACGCTGGACATGGCAACGCTGAAGCGGAACTATGCCGACAACCCATCGGACATCCAGCGGATCCGCTTCTTCTGCCGCGGTGACAGCTATCGATTCTGGGGACTTTTCGAGAGCAACCTGCATGTCGTCTGTCCTGCGGAGGGCGGTCAGCTCTTCCTCCTGGGGACCGACAGGCTCGGACGCGATGTGCTATCGCGCATCATCTACGGTGCGCGGATTTCACTAACGATCGGCCTTCTCGGCATTACCGTGAGCTTCGTGCTCGGCATCGTCATCGGGGGGCTTGCCGGCTATCACGGCGGGGTTTTCGATCTCCTGGTCCAGAGATTGATCGAGGTGCTGCAGTCGATTCCGAGCATTCCGCTGTGGCTGTCGCTTGCGGCCATCATGCCGGCCACATGGAGCCCGATCCTCATCTATCTCGGGATCACCGTGATTCTGGGGCTTCTCGACTGGACTGGGCTTGCACGGGCCGTTCGCTCGAAGCTGCTTGCGCTGCGCGAGGAGGACTATGTGCTTGCGGCCCAACTGATGGGCGCGAAAAGCAGCCGCATCATCGGGCGCCATCTCGTGCCGGGGTTCATGTCCCATCTTATTGCAACAGCGACGATCTCCATTCCCGGCATGATCCTCGGCGAGACTGCGCTGAGCTTCCTCGGGTTGGGACTGCGCCCGCCGATAACGAGCTGGGGCATCCTGCTGACGGAGGCAAAGAGCGTCAGCGTCATCGCTTTCTATCCCTGGCTGCTGTTTCCGACTATACCAGTCATTCTTGTGATTTTGGCGTTCAACTTCCTGGGAGATGGGTTGCGCGACGCCGCCGATCCCTACAAATAA
- a CDS encoding ABC transporter permease, translated as MLRYILWRIAAMVPTLLIISALVFAIIELPPGDYFESYVAELRAQGEGVNMEQIEALRKDYGFDQPPLLRYIYWVAGMLQGDFGYSFEYELPVSEVVGDRLWLTILVSFFTIMLTWIIAFPIGIYAATHQYSWGDYGLSLIGLIGIAVPNFMLALILMYFANIWFGTSIGHLMDQQYLSQPMSWAKARSMLEHMWIPVIIIGAAGTAGMIRRLRANLLDELQKQYVVTARAKGLPPTRTLLKYPLRMALNFFISDIGSILPAIISGAEITAIVLSLETTGPMLIKALQSQDMYLAGSFLMFLAFLTVIGVLISDLALAVLDPRIRLQGRSTK; from the coding sequence ATGCTGCGATACATTCTCTGGCGTATTGCGGCGATGGTCCCGACCCTCCTGATTATCTCGGCCCTGGTGTTCGCCATCATCGAACTGCCGCCGGGAGACTATTTCGAGAGCTACGTCGCCGAGCTCAGGGCGCAGGGCGAAGGCGTCAACATGGAGCAGATCGAAGCCCTGCGCAAAGATTACGGTTTCGATCAACCGCCGCTGCTGCGCTACATCTACTGGGTCGCCGGCATGCTGCAGGGCGACTTCGGCTATTCGTTCGAATATGAGCTGCCGGTGAGCGAGGTCGTCGGAGACCGGCTCTGGCTAACGATCCTTGTCTCCTTCTTCACCATTATGCTGACTTGGATAATCGCCTTTCCGATCGGCATCTATGCCGCGACCCACCAATACAGCTGGGGCGATTACGGCCTGTCGCTGATCGGTCTCATCGGCATTGCGGTGCCCAACTTCATGCTGGCGCTGATTCTCATGTATTTCGCCAATATCTGGTTCGGCACCTCGATCGGCCATCTCATGGACCAGCAATATCTCTCCCAGCCGATGAGCTGGGCGAAGGCCAGGTCCATGCTCGAGCACATGTGGATACCGGTGATCATCATAGGCGCGGCGGGAACGGCTGGCATGATCCGGCGGCTCAGGGCCAACCTGCTCGACGAGCTTCAAAAGCAATATGTCGTCACCGCCCGGGCAAAGGGGCTCCCGCCCACACGGACCCTGCTCAAATATCCGTTGCGCATGGCGCTCAACTTCTTCATCTCGGATATCGGCTCGATCCTGCCGGCGATCATCTCCGGCGCGGAAATCACGGCGATCGTCCTTTCGCTTGAAACGACGGGACCGATGTTGATCAAGGCGCTGCAGAGCCAGGACATGTACCTCGCCGGCTCGTTCCTTATGTTTCTCGCATTTCTCACGGTCATCGGCGTGCTGATATCCGATCTCGCGCTCGCCGTTCTCGATCCCAGAATCCGTCTGCAAGGCAGGAGTACGAAGTGA